The following nucleotide sequence is from Aneurinibacillus soli.
GGTAAAACCCACCGACCTAGGTTAGTGGGTTTTATGATTAGTTCACTTTCTTAATATACCATTCTGGTTCATCTAGGCTTCTCTGTAAACCTTGGGAGGTAGGAAGTTTATCATATGTATTTTTAGATACCCATATTTCATTATGTCCGTGGGATTTCTTTGCTGCCATATTTACACAGTCGCCAAGTGCTTTTGTATCAAACGTTCCATCTGTTCCTGTTTTAGTAACAACAACAGGACCGCTATCGATACCAACACCAAACACAACTGAAGGGATATTGTCAGATAATAGAATAGGATTTACAACCCTGCTTATAGAGCTGAGCAACTCTTCTCCGCAACAAACAGCTAGCTCTTTAGTATTTAAGTCCTTTTTACTTTCTGACCATTGAATAGACTTCCTATTCTCGCCTTCTTTAAATAGTGCCATAATACCATCTCCAGGCAGATCGATAACATACCCACCATATTTTTCAACAATATATATTAGTGCAGGCATGACAGCATGAAGGGTTAAAAAGTTATCCTCTGGCCTTAAGTCCTTTGCTCGTTTACTCGAGCCGCGCATATCGGCAAAAAAAGCGACAAATTCATCTTTATGGTATGCTCCAAATTTCATTTTTTCAGCTTCATATCCGGGGATACGATCTGAAACTGCAGCACCATATTTTTCTAGTAAGAGTTTGTTAGTATTTAAAGTTTGCTTAGCTTGTCCATATTTTTCTAATATTACTCTTTTAAGTTCGTCTTCTTTAATTATCGCCATTAATCTCAACTCCCTGTTTGTATTTTTATGTAAAAAGATTTTGGATAACAACGACAAAAGTAACTGCTATGAGAATCAGAGTTCCGTATCCTAAAAACTTTATTGACCATTTAACCCGTTGAATTTTCATTTCACGTATATAAGAAACTTTTTGTAACTCATACACTAATATGTGTTGTATTTTTGCAACAGTAAGATGATCTAACTCATTTAAAAGATAGCTTGTTGGCGAGGTCAATTTAAAAGTACCTTCTTCATCATTAAAAATATTTGATTCTTCGATCGATGGTTCTAACTCATTTAAATAAAATAAGTTTGGAATTGATTTGGGAGTATCTTTTTTTATGCTTTTAATCGGACCACTTTTTGGGGAGATAACTAGAAGCGCAAGCCTAATAGCACGTATTATGAAATATATTCCTAATAAGCTCATTGATATATATGCAAGGGAAGCAAGAACTTCAAATCCACTAGTAGATTCTTTGTATAGTAGCCCTTTTATGAATGTATAAAAGTCTTTAGAAAATCCTGAAAAGAAGGTTATAACAATACCGGTAAGAACCAAGATTGCTCCGGCTTTAGTATCTGTAAAGCGAATGGTATTTTGATTATCTTCGATCGCTTTATAAAGCAACTCTATTTTCTTGTCCTCGACTTTTTCATCTTGGGGATTGTTAGTGTCATTTATCACTTTCTGCCCTCCTCATAATTTTTAGCTATATCGTACCTAATTTCTAAATAATTATAAGGTATTTCGATCCCTCTATGCAAAAAAATGTTGGAAATCTATTCTAAAAAATTATAATAATTATAGAGCTACAAGGGGGGGATTGTATGAAAGAAGTCGGTAATTCTCAGGTAGAAGAAGTGGATAGTACTCAGATAGAAGAGGTGGATAGTACTCAGGTAGGGGAAGTAGAGATTGTTCATGTTGATTATGTTTTTTTGGATATTGTAGATTATACGAAAGATCGAAGTGTTGAAGCTCAGGCTGATATAATAAGTAGTTTAAACAACATTGTCAAAAAAGCTGTGTCTGAGATTGTAAAAGAAGCTCCAAAAGATGATAGAATGCCAGCTAATGTTATTTATTCTCCTTCTGGTGATGGCATGTGTATAGGATTGATTAATAGAAATTTTAAATATGATGCCGCTATGATATTAGCGTTAAATATATTAAAGGAGATTGAGTTGCATAATGGAGAGGTCATGGATCCGGAATTAAATTTTAGGGTTCGTATTGGTATAAATTCTAATAGGGACAATTTAATCGAAGACATAAATGATAATTTGAACTTAGCTGGTTCAGGAATAAATACGGCACAGAGAATAATGGATTTGGCAGATGCTGATCAAATTTTAATTGGTCAATCTGTATATGATATATATTCTAAACGCAGACAATATAGGCACTCTTTTAGAGACTATACAGCTAAAATTAAACATGGTGATACATTATCAGTTTATCAGTATGTTAATCATGTAATAGATTATCTCAATACAGATGAGCCTCTGTTTATTCATAAACCACCGGTGGAGATAGAAGAAAGCCTAGACAAAAGAACTGCGTACTATATGGCGCAGGCTATTAAAAATAAAGAGTTTCTTCTTAGCAAAGTAGAGGAAAATGCATCGTCTTACATATGTATGGTTATTCTTTGGTTTTTGGCCATTGACTCTGAAGGTAAAGATAACTCTACGCCTATGAAGCCGTACAAACTTCGAACACCTGAATTTGAAAATGGCGGAATTGCAGGTACCTATAAGTACATTAAATCTGTTGAGTATTGGATTTATTGTGAATTTAGTGAACTAATTCTTTACAATCTCGAAAAATTCCGTGAGTATTTTCATAAAGGAATTCCGTTTGCTGATTTTCGTTTCGTTAATTCTAGAGGGGAGAAGGAACTTAAAAAAGAATACCCTGATATTTGGGAACAGTTTGAACTTGATAAATTTGTTAATTGACTAAAAGATCTATCTAAATAAGGGCTCTGCATTATTTTTTGTTGAAATTCTTACTATACTATAGAAGTGTCAGGAAATAAGACAACCCCACTGCCCGTTTGGGTGGAGGGGATTTTTTCCTTAGCACGACTATAAGATTAAATTTATCTGTATAGCTTTTTTAATCTTCATAAAACTCATTTGACGTCGTAACTGACGTATAAGTAAAACAATAGGGCACAGATAGTAATGCCGATGATACCTAAACATCCTATGAAAAATTTTCCTGCTGGATGCATTTTTAGTTTTGCACCACAATGCGGGCAAGTTATAGCGCTTTTTGCTACTTCTTTCTTACATACTTTACATGGAACCATGCGATTCACTCCTATTTATCTATGTTTATATTTTAAGTATAATTCTGTAAAAAATTTAAAAGTCCTTTTTATTTCTCGTTTGTTAGAATAAATGTATTTTATTCCCTTTTCATCCTGTTACTTGTATAATAGGGCAAAGGGGGATGATGTAGATGGAATATCGGTTGAAGGTTGATGAACACGGTCGAGTCCCAATCCCGGAAGAAATTCGTGAGCAACTTGGATACGGCGCACTTACGTTCCAGGCGATAGAGAATCTGATTGTCATCTCTAAGAATAAACCCGAAAAAGAATTTATATGGACACCACAGAAATAAGAAGAGCCCGGCGCTGACCGGGCTTTTTGTTTTATAGGACAGTGTTTAATTTTTTTCTTCCTTATAATACAGTTTATTGTTCAACTATTTGACTGTCTAGTCTGACAATTGCGTTCTGATGAATTCGTCAACAGCTAATTTATTTTCTGGAGAAGGAATAGCTTCATCACGTTCCCAACTACAGACCGATCTATGACTCGCTGAAAGTATTTGCGCTAACTCTGATGAGATCAACCCAGCATAAAGCTTTGCTTTTCGCAAACGCTGACCTAACGTATCTTCAGGTAGGTTTTCAAAGCAGCCTAGATACCAGATCGGTATATCGAGTGCTTCAGATAATTTTTTCAGGGTTTTAATTTTGGGAGTGTAAACACCCCTTTCGATCATAGAAATCATTTCCTTAGTCAATTTGGCTTGTTTAGCTAACTCAACAATGAACAAATTTCTATCCATCCTGCTTTTTCTAATTCTTCCGCCAGGTGTGTTCAGAAAATCAGTCTGCTTCGCTACCGGGAGTGATCGCTGTTTCGTTATACTGTTATCCAAACTGTTATCTGCACGCATGCAACTGCGGCTATTATCAATTTGAAGATCAGACAAATGTTTGTACATGTACAGAACTTGAAGTCAGGCGGTATCGGCGTAAGTTGTCCGGTCCGTTGCTTGACCGGATGGACATGCATGTAGAAGTGCCGAGGGTGGAAGCAGAAGAACTAGATCGTCTGTCGGTATCTTCTTTGGACATGCGCAGACGTGTCGAAGAGGCGCGTGCTCGTCAGAGTGAGCGTTATGAAAAAACGAACTATAAGTATAACGCGGATTTGTCCGGCGCGGTTCTGCGTACACATGTGCAGCTTTCCAGAGAGGGGGAGCGCTTTTTATCTGCCATTTATCGAACGACTGGGCTAAGTAATCGTTCCTATGATAAAATTCTCAAGATATCGCGCTCGATAGCTGATCTGGATGGATGTGAAGAAATACATGAAGAACACATAGCGGAAGCTCTTCAGTATCGGGTGCTTGATCGAGCTGATTGGAAACGATAAATCGACAGCCGAAAAATTTTTTTCGACATGATTCGCTGTGGATAACAATATCAACAGAAAAAACGCAGGTTTTATCGAATAATTTACAAAGTTTAAACATTTTATTCACAGAAGCATGTGGATAAGCGCGAGTTGTTCGGCTTTTTTTAAAATGCTACAATATGGGAAAAGAGTAATAGATAAGGAGGAGAAAAGATGGAGCTTCTTTCAAACGAAGTATTGCTTGAAGCATATTTTAAGGCAATTGCTCTGGATTTAGGAACAGACTTCATTGTACTACTCCAGGATGAAATTTCCCGACGTGATTTAAAATACGCCATCTAAAAATATACACAGGAGTTAGCAGCGGGTAAAGCGCTGCTGCTTTTTTTTTAGAAAAAATTAAAAATTTCTACATATTTAACAGGAGTTTGCCGAATTATGACGAATAAGCTATACTGTACTAGCATGACTGCTTGTCCAATGAAAACTGTGTGACAAGTTGAGTGCGTTTATATGAGAAAGGTTAGGAGGATGGAGAATGAATATCCATGAGTATCAAGGCAAAGAGATACTTAAACAGTACGGTGTCGTTGTACCGAATGGCCAAGTAGCTTTCACCGTAGAAGAAGCAGTTGAAGCAGCTAAAACATTAACTTCCAGCGTGTATGTAGTAAAAGCACAAATTCACGCAGGTGGCCGTGGTAAAGCGGGCGGCGTTAAAATTGCCAAAAATCTGGACGAAGTTCAGACATATGCCAAGGAAATTCTCGGAAAAGTGCTGGTGACACACCAGACTGGCCCAGAAGGCAAAGAAGTAAAGCGCTTACTTATCGAAGAAGGCTGCGATATTCAGAAAGAATACTACGTAGGGGTAGTTGTTGATCGCAATACGAACCGTGTAGTACTCATGGCTTCTGAAGAAGGTGGTACAGAAATCGAAGAAGTAGCAGAAAAAACGCCAGAAAAAATCTTTAAAGAAGTTGTTGACCCTGCGGTAGGTCTGCAAGTATTCCAGGCACGTAAACTGGCACTCGCTATTAACATTCCAAAAAATCTTGTAAATAAAGCAGTGAAATTTATGATGGCGCTTTATCAAGCATTCGTTGATAAAGATTGCTCAATCGCAGAAATCAATCCGCTCGTTGTAACAGGCGACGGTAATGTTATGGCACTTGATGCGAAACTGAACTTTGATTCTAATGCCCTGTACCGTCACCCGGATGTACAGGAACTGCGTGACCTTGATGAAGAGGATGCGAAAGAAATCGAAGCATCTAAATACGATCTGAACTACATCGCGCTCGATGGTAACATCGGTTGCATGGTTAACGGTGCAGGTCTTGCAATGGCGACAATGGACATCATCAAGCATTACGGTGGCGACCCGGCGAACTTCCTCGATGTTGGCGGCGGCGCGACAACTGAGAAAGTAACAGCTGCATTCAAGCTCATCCTGTCTGATGAGAATGTAAAAGGTATCTTCGTTAACATCTTTGGTGGCATCATGCGATGTGACGTTATCGCGGAAGGTGTTGTCGAAGCGGCGAAACAGGTGAGTCTTGACCGTCCGCTCGTTGTTCGTCTTGAAGGGACAAACGTTGAGCTTGGCAAGAAGATTCTGAATGAATCTGGTCTTGCTATCGAGGCGGCGGAGTCCATGGCAGACGGCGCAGAAAAAATCGTTAAACTTGTGCAATAATAATCCGGGAAAGGTAGGGCTTAGGAAATGAGTATTCTCATTAATAAAGATACAAAAGTCATCACTCAGGGTATTACTGGGGCGACAGGTTTGTTCCATGCGAAAGGCTGCCGTGATTATTACGGAACACAAATGGTCGGTGGTACTACACCTGGTAAAGGTGGTACAGAGGTTGAAGGATTCCCTGTATTCGATACGGTTCAAGAAGCGGTAAAAGAAACAGGTGCAAATGCTTCTGTTATTTATGTTGCTCCAGCGTTCGCAGCGGATGCAATCATGGAAGCGGTTGACGCAGAACTCGAACTTGTTGTATGTATCACAGAAGGTATTCCGGTACTCGACATGGTAAAAGTTAAGCGTTTTATGGAAGGCAGCAAAACCCGTCTCATCGGACCGAACTGCCCGGGTCTTATTACACCAGGCGAATGCAAAATTGGTATCATGCCTGGCTATATTACTGCACCAGGTAAAGTTGGTATCGTATCCCGCTCTGGAACGCTTACATATGAAGCGGTTCACCAGCTTACAACAAATGGTATCGGCCAGTCCACTGCGGTTGGTATCGGTGGCGACCCGGTTAACGGCACAGACTTCATCGATTGTCTCCGTCTGTTTAATGAAGATCCAGATACAGAAGCGGTTATCATGATCGGTGAGATCGGTGGTACAGCGGAAGAAGAAGCGGCTGAATGGGTAAAAGCAAACATGAAGAAGCCGGTAGTAGGATTCATTGGCGGTCAGACTGCTCCTCCAGGAAAACGTATGGGACATGCTGGCGCGATCATCTCTGGCGGTAAAGGTACAGCAGCCGAGAAGATCAAGACAATGGAAGCATGCGGCATTCCAGTAGCGAAAACTCCGTCTGTAATGGGTGACACGATGATTGAAGCGCTCAGACAGCATAATCTGCTTGAAATTTGCAAAACGATTAAATAATAAAGAAGTGATTACAGGGAGAGGGCGTCATAGACGTCCTCTTTTTTTGTTGAGGAAGGATTTCCAATTATTACCTAGAAAAAGATAAAGAGACCTAATAGGGAGGAATGGAAATGGAAAACTTGACAGAAATGATGCTTGCATTATCAATGATTCCAGGAGTAGGCAGAATGGTTATGCGTCGTGCCCGCCAATTGGCTGAACCTATTGATTTTACATCTTGTACAGCACTGGATATTCAGCACATGCTCGGTGTGCGAGAGAATATAGCAGAACAGATCCGTCGGAAGTATGATCTTGCGGCAGCTCGGAAAAACAGGGAAGAATGGGAACGTAGAGGGATTACCGTGCTTGTTTATGGAGATGAAAAATATAGCGAGTGGCTGTACGAGATCCCGGACGCACCTGAGCTGTTATATGCAGACGGAAATTTCGATTTACTTACGCGTCCTGCCTTTTCGATTGTAGGGACGCGGACACCGACGCAATATGGTCGGCAGCTAGCGCGTCAGTTCGGCAGGGAGCTCGCAGAAAGGGGGCTGGTTGTTGTATCGGGTATGGCTCGCGGTATCGATGCAGAAGCGCATACAGGAGCACTTGAAGCTCGTGGCGGTACGATTGCTGTCCTTGGCTGTGGAATCGACTGGTTGTATCCCGCAGAAAACCGGCAATTAGGTGCGAGGATTCGAAAGCAAGGCCTTCTGCTGTCTGAGTATCCTCCCGGAACACGGCCACAGCGTGGCTTTTTCCCCGAACGCAATCGGATTATAAGTGGGCTTGCACACGGCATCCTTGTGATTGAAGCCGCATCTCGCAGTGGGTCTCTTATTACGGCTGATCTCGCAACCGAACAGGGACGTGATGTATTTGCTGTTCCGGGGTCCATTCATTCACCAAAAAGCGCCGGTTGCCACTGGCTTATTCAGCAGGGCGCTAAATTGGTTCAGCACGTTCATGATATTGTGTTTGAATATCCTGAGCTTGCATTGGATACACATGTAGGAAATGCAGAAGTTGCCGGTGCGCCCGAATCACTCAGTAGCGAAGAAGCGGCGCTCTTGCGCATGATTCCGTGGGAGTCAGTGTCGTATGAACAGATTTTATGTCGAACGGAGTTTTCTCCTTCCTATTTACACTTTCTTCTGTTATCTTTGCAGATGAAGAAACAGATCATGCAACTGCCTGGACAGGCGTATATTCGGGTAAAGCCATAGAAAGAGGTTTGACAAACGTAAGTTTTGTAATTAATAATAGGAGGAATTCTTTTCTTTATAAAAGGGGGAAACTTGCTTGGCAGATTCACTGGTAATAGTGGAGTCTCCCGCAAAGGCGAAGACAATTGGAAAATACTTAGGTAAAAAATATATTGTGAAAGCATCCATGGGCCATGTACGAGATTTGCCAAAAAGCCAGATGGGCGTCGATGTCACAAGCGGCTTCGAGCCGAAGTACATCACCATCCGTGGCAAAGGCGACGTATTAAAAGAGTTACGGGATGCCGCCAAAAAAGTAAAGCGCGTCTATCTTGCAGCTGACCCCGATCGCGAAGGGGAAGCGATCGCCTGGCATCTGGCTCATAGTTTGAATATAGACCATAGCGGCGAATGCCGCGTTGTATTTAATGAAATTACGAAGCAGGCAGTGAAGGAGGCATTTAAGAATCCGCGCAAGATCGATATGGATCTGGTTAATGCGCAGCAGGCACGCCGTATTTTAGACCGTCTAGTCGGCTACAATATCTCTCCGCTTCTCTGGAAAAAAGTAAAAAAAGGTTTGAGTGCTGGCCGTGTTCAGTCCGTAACTGTGAAGCTAATCATTGACCGAGAAAAAGAAGTCAATGCATTCGTGCCAGAAGAATACTGGTCGGTAACCGCACATCTTGCATCAGCAGGTGGAGCATTTGAAGCAAAGTTTTACAGCTATGGGCAGGAAAAAACAGAACTTGCTTCAGAAGCGGATGTAAACAAGCTGCTTGATCATTTGAAAGATGGGACATTCCGTATTACAGATGTAAAACGTAGAGAGCGCAAGCGCAATCCGGCAGCGCCTTTTATAACGAGTTCCTTGCAACAGGAAGCGGCCCGCAAGCTGAACTTCCGCGCTGCTAAAACCATGATGGTAGCTCAGCAGCTGTACGAAGGGATTGACCTTGGCAAAGAAGGCACAGTGGGTTTGATTACATACATGCGTACGGACTCGACACGCATTTCCCAGACTGCGCAGGAAGAAGCAAAAACATATATTATTGATGCGTACGGACAGGAATATTCACTTAGTGAACCACGCCAGTTTGGCAAGAAAGAAAAAGCACAGGATGCGCATGAAGCGGTTCGTCCCACATTTGTTTCATACAGTCCAGCAGCTCTAAAGGAATATTTATCCCGTGATCAGCTTAAACTGTATCGTCTGATCTGGGAACGCTTTATCGCAAGCCAGATGGCGTCTGCGGTGCTTGATACGGTCACAGCGGATATTGTCTCTGGAGATGCTGTATTCCGGGCAAGTGGCTCACAGGTTAAGTTCCCAGGCTTTATGAAGGTATATGTAGAGGGAACAGATGACGCGCAGGCAGAAGATGATAAAATGCTACCGCCGCTTGAAGCAGGACAGGAAGTGGTTGCAGAGCAGATTGAGCCGAAGCAACACTTTACCCAGCCGCCACCGCGTTATTCAGAGGCGCGTCTTGTCAAAACACTCGAAGAGCTCGGCATTGGCCGCCCGAGTACGTATGCGCCGACGCTTGATACGATTCAGAAGCGGGGGTATGTGGCGCTTCAGGAGCGTCGTTTTGTTCCGACTGAATTAGGTGAGATCGTACTTGGTCTAATGGAAGAATTCTTCCCAGAAATTCTGGATACGAAGTTTACCGCCAAGATGGAAGATGACCTCGACCATATTGAGGAAGGCAAAGAAGCCTGGGTGCGCGTACTCGAAGAATTTTATGACCCGTTCGCGAAACGTCTGGAAGTTGCCGAACAGCATATGCAAGAAGTCGAGATCAAGGATGAAGTATCTGACGTCATTTGCGATAAGTGTAATAGCCCGATGGTGTATAAGATGGGGCGGTATGGCAAATTTCTTGCGTGTTCGGCTTTTCCAGATTGCCGGAATACGATGCCAATTGTCAAAGAAATTGGGGTTACGTGTCCAAAATGTGAAACCGGACACATCGTAGAACGTAAAAGTAAGAAGAATCGGATGTTTTACGGGTGCAACCAGTATCCGGACTGCGATTTTGTATCCTGGGATAAGCCGTTGCCGCGCACGTGTCCGAAATGTTCAGGGATGCTGGTAGAGAAGAAGGGGAAAGGCAAGAACAAAGGCCCTTCTGTCCAGTGTGTAGCATGCGATTATGAGGAAGAAACGTTATAACGTAAGGAGCATACAGACAGCATGGAAAAAGTAACCGTCATCGGCGCAGGTCTTGCGGGCAGTGAAGCTGCCTGGCAGATTGCCGAACAAGGTATCGATGTGATTTTATATGAGATGCGCCCGGTAAAGCAGACACCGGCTCATCATACAGACAAATTTGCGGAGTTAGTATGCAGCAACTCACTGCGTGCCAATTCCTTGACAAATGCAGTCGGTATTCTTAAGGAGGAGATGCGACGCTTCTCATCTATCATTATGCGTTCAGCAGACAACTGCTCCGTGCCAGCAGGGGGCGCACTTGCGGTAGACCGCCATGAGTTTGCGGAAGCTGTCACGAACAGCGTGCGCAATCATCCTCGTATTGAAGTACGGCACGAAGAGATTACAGAAATTCCTGATGGAATTGTAGTCATCGCAACCGGACCGCTTACATCTCCGGATATGTCTGCGCAGCTGCAGAAACTGACCGGGCAAGAGTATTTGTACTTCTACGATGCTGCCGCGCCGATCCTTGATAAAGAAACAATTAATATGGAAAAAGTGTTTCTTGCTTCGCGCTACGACAAAGGAGAAGCTGCCTACTTGAACTGTCCGATGAATGAGGAAGAGTTCAATGCCTTTTATGAGGCGTTGATTACGGCAGAAGAAGTGCAGTTGAAAGAATTCGAGAAGCAGGTTTTCTTTGAAGGATGTATGCCGATTGAAGTAATGGCGAAGCGTGGCAGACAGACGATGCTGTTTGGTCCGCTTAAGCCGGTCGGATTGAATGATCCTCGTACAGGCAAGCAGCCATACGCGGTTGTGCAGCTGCGTCAGGACAACAGTGCAGGTACGTTGTATAACATTGTCGGATTCCAGACACATCTGAAGTGGCCGGAGCAGAAGCGGGTGTTCAGTATGATTCCAGGACTTGAGAACGCCGAGATTGTACGCTACGGTGTCATTCATCGGAATACGTTTATCAATTCGCCACGCCTGTTGAAACCGACATATCAATATAAGGATCGGGAAACGCTATTCTTCGCGGGACAGATGACCGGTGTAGAAGGATATGTAGAATCAGCAGCATCCGGGATGGTAGCTGGGATAAATGCCGCTCGCCTGGCAAGAGGACTTGAGCCCATTGTCTTCCCGCCGGAAACAGCAATGGGAAGTATGGCACATTATATTACAACCGCGAACCCGGATAACTTCCAGCCGATGAATGCTAACTTCGGACTTCTTCCGCCGCTTGAGAAAAAAATTCGGAACAAAAAAGAACGATATGAAAAAATGGCTGAACGAGCACTGGATAAAATTCAGAATTGTACCGAGATGATCTCCAATTAAGTTGCGACAGCTACGCGGGTGTGTTATACTAACCACGATTAAAAGCAAGGTTTTCCCTGCAAAGAGTGTATTTTCGGTAGATTATTACAAGTAAGGCGTGTGTCTCACACGCCTTGCTAATCGTTACCCGGTGAGGGGGTACACGTATGAAAGAT
It contains:
- a CDS encoding zinc ribbon domain-containing protein, translating into MVPCKVCKKEVAKSAITCPHCGAKLKMHPAGKFFIGCLGIIGITICALLFYLYVSYDVK
- a CDS encoding helix-turn-helix domain-containing protein, producing MFIVELAKQAKLTKEMISMIERGVYTPKIKTLKKLSEALDIPIWYLGCFENLPEDTLGQRLRKAKLYAGLISSELAQILSASHRSVCSWERDEAIPSPENKLAVDEFIRTQLSD
- the dprA gene encoding DNA-processing protein DprA; this translates as MENLTEMMLALSMIPGVGRMVMRRARQLAEPIDFTSCTALDIQHMLGVRENIAEQIRRKYDLAAARKNREEWERRGITVLVYGDEKYSEWLYEIPDAPELLYADGNFDLLTRPAFSIVGTRTPTQYGRQLARQFGRELAERGLVVVSGMARGIDAEAHTGALEARGGTIAVLGCGIDWLYPAENRQLGARIRKQGLLLSEYPPGTRPQRGFFPERNRIISGLAHGILVIEAASRSGSLITADLATEQGRDVFAVPGSIHSPKSAGCHWLIQQGAKLVQHVHDIVFEYPELALDTHVGNAEVAGAPESLSSEEAALLRMIPWESVSYEQILCRTEFSPSYLHFLLLSLQMKKQIMQLPGQAYIRVKP
- the topA gene encoding type I DNA topoisomerase; translated protein: MADSLVIVESPAKAKTIGKYLGKKYIVKASMGHVRDLPKSQMGVDVTSGFEPKYITIRGKGDVLKELRDAAKKVKRVYLAADPDREGEAIAWHLAHSLNIDHSGECRVVFNEITKQAVKEAFKNPRKIDMDLVNAQQARRILDRLVGYNISPLLWKKVKKGLSAGRVQSVTVKLIIDREKEVNAFVPEEYWSVTAHLASAGGAFEAKFYSYGQEKTELASEADVNKLLDHLKDGTFRITDVKRRERKRNPAAPFITSSLQQEAARKLNFRAAKTMMVAQQLYEGIDLGKEGTVGLITYMRTDSTRISQTAQEEAKTYIIDAYGQEYSLSEPRQFGKKEKAQDAHEAVRPTFVSYSPAALKEYLSRDQLKLYRLIWERFIASQMASAVLDTVTADIVSGDAVFRASGSQVKFPGFMKVYVEGTDDAQAEDDKMLPPLEAGQEVVAEQIEPKQHFTQPPPRYSEARLVKTLEELGIGRPSTYAPTLDTIQKRGYVALQERRFVPTELGEIVLGLMEEFFPEILDTKFTAKMEDDLDHIEEGKEAWVRVLEEFYDPFAKRLEVAEQHMQEVEIKDEVSDVICDKCNSPMVYKMGRYGKFLACSAFPDCRNTMPIVKEIGVTCPKCETGHIVERKSKKNRMFYGCNQYPDCDFVSWDKPLPRTCPKCSGMLVEKKGKGKNKGPSVQCVACDYEEETL
- the sucD gene encoding succinate--CoA ligase subunit alpha translates to MSILINKDTKVITQGITGATGLFHAKGCRDYYGTQMVGGTTPGKGGTEVEGFPVFDTVQEAVKETGANASVIYVAPAFAADAIMEAVDAELELVVCITEGIPVLDMVKVKRFMEGSKTRLIGPNCPGLITPGECKIGIMPGYITAPGKVGIVSRSGTLTYEAVHQLTTNGIGQSTAVGIGGDPVNGTDFIDCLRLFNEDPDTEAVIMIGEIGGTAEEEAAEWVKANMKKPVVGFIGGQTAPPGKRMGHAGAIISGGKGTAAEKIKTMEACGIPVAKTPSVMGDTMIEALRQHNLLEICKTIK
- a CDS encoding division/cell wall cluster transcriptional repressor MraZ, translated to MEYRLKVDEHGRVPIPEEIREQLGYGALTFQAIENLIVISKNKPEKEFIWTPQK
- a CDS encoding adenylate/guanylate cyclase domain-containing protein; its protein translation is MKEVGNSQVEEVDSTQIEEVDSTQVGEVEIVHVDYVFLDIVDYTKDRSVEAQADIISSLNNIVKKAVSEIVKEAPKDDRMPANVIYSPSGDGMCIGLINRNFKYDAAMILALNILKEIELHNGEVMDPELNFRVRIGINSNRDNLIEDINDNLNLAGSGINTAQRIMDLADADQILIGQSVYDIYSKRRQYRHSFRDYTAKIKHGDTLSVYQYVNHVIDYLNTDEPLFIHKPPVEIEESLDKRTAYYMAQAIKNKEFLLSKVEENASSYICMVILWFLAIDSEGKDNSTPMKPYKLRTPEFENGGIAGTYKYIKSVEYWIYCEFSELILYNLEKFREYFHKGIPFADFRFVNSRGEKELKKEYPDIWEQFELDKFVN
- a CDS encoding magnesium chelatase subunit ChlI family protein, coding for MCSENQSASLPGVIAVSLYCYPNCYLHACNCGYYQFEDQTNVCTCTELEVRRYRRKLSGPLLDRMDMHVEVPRVEAEELDRLSVSSLDMRRRVEEARARQSERYEKTNYKYNADLSGAVLRTHVQLSREGERFLSAIYRTTGLSNRSYDKILKISRSIADLDGCEEIHEEHIAEALQYRVLDRADWKR
- the sucC gene encoding ADP-forming succinate--CoA ligase subunit beta — translated: MNIHEYQGKEILKQYGVVVPNGQVAFTVEEAVEAAKTLTSSVYVVKAQIHAGGRGKAGGVKIAKNLDEVQTYAKEILGKVLVTHQTGPEGKEVKRLLIEEGCDIQKEYYVGVVVDRNTNRVVLMASEEGGTEIEEVAEKTPEKIFKEVVDPAVGLQVFQARKLALAINIPKNLVNKAVKFMMALYQAFVDKDCSIAEINPLVVTGDGNVMALDAKLNFDSNALYRHPDVQELRDLDEEDAKEIEASKYDLNYIALDGNIGCMVNGAGLAMATMDIIKHYGGDPANFLDVGGGATTEKVTAAFKLILSDENVKGIFVNIFGGIMRCDVIAEGVVEAAKQVSLDRPLVVRLEGTNVELGKKILNESGLAIEAAESMADGAEKIVKLVQ
- the sda gene encoding sporulation histidine kinase inhibitor Sda gives rise to the protein MELLSNEVLLEAYFKAIALDLGTDFIVLLQDEISRRDLKYAI
- a CDS encoding adenylate/guanylate cyclase domain-containing protein, with the protein product MAIIKEDELKRVILEKYGQAKQTLNTNKLLLEKYGAAVSDRIPGYEAEKMKFGAYHKDEFVAFFADMRGSSKRAKDLRPEDNFLTLHAVMPALIYIVEKYGGYVIDLPGDGIMALFKEGENRKSIQWSESKKDLNTKELAVCCGEELLSSISRVVNPILLSDNIPSVVFGVGIDSGPVVVTKTGTDGTFDTKALGDCVNMAAKKSHGHNEIWVSKNTYDKLPTSQGLQRSLDEPEWYIKKVN